One region of Clavibacter michiganensis subsp. tessellarius genomic DNA includes:
- a CDS encoding MoaD/ThiS family protein — protein MIVPVELFAAASAALGRTTDELDLPDGAVLGDLMDALGARAAASPDPANASAVLARCTYLVEGVATTDRDAPLTAGSAVDVLPPFSGG, from the coding sequence GTGATCGTGCCCGTGGAGCTCTTCGCCGCCGCGTCCGCCGCGCTCGGCCGCACGACCGACGAGCTCGACCTGCCCGACGGCGCCGTGCTCGGCGACCTGATGGACGCGCTCGGCGCCCGTGCCGCGGCGAGCCCGGATCCGGCGAACGCGTCCGCCGTCCTCGCCCGCTGCACCTACCTCGTCGAGGGCGTCGCCACGACCGACCGCGACGCGCCCCTCACGGCGGGCAGCGCGGTGGACGTGCTGCCGCCGTTCTCGGGGGGCTGA
- a CDS encoding DUF2971 domain-containing protein — protein sequence MTSFSRSDESLTLWRLYAGRNGFAVGFDQVALLTWLNRSQYFSSDKDPEEDEGLKNNFQLAGSIQDVAYGEGGLDKLVADIRDIGLDKAEREQVDAELRTIFKSLSYRKHDAFADEREARLVVRTVGHHALDARVRVSASGSLVSYRTFYFPREAIRSITIAPSANASQQRRALESLMTDGDRGSYNHVSIRESELPFNW from the coding sequence GTGACCAGCTTCTCACGATCTGACGAAAGCCTCACCCTGTGGCGCCTATATGCGGGTCGCAATGGATTTGCTGTTGGCTTCGATCAAGTCGCGCTACTCACTTGGCTCAACAGATCACAGTACTTCTCAAGCGACAAAGACCCGGAAGAGGATGAAGGCCTAAAGAACAATTTTCAGCTGGCTGGATCCATCCAGGATGTAGCTTATGGAGAAGGCGGATTAGACAAATTGGTCGCGGATATTAGGGACATCGGTCTCGACAAAGCGGAACGCGAGCAAGTCGACGCCGAGCTCAGGACTATATTTAAGAGCCTTTCGTACCGCAAGCATGACGCATTTGCCGATGAAAGAGAAGCTCGACTAGTCGTCAGAACAGTTGGCCACCATGCACTCGACGCGCGCGTTCGCGTATCGGCAAGTGGCTCCCTGGTCTCCTACCGCACATTCTACTTTCCGCGCGAAGCGATCCGTAGCATCACAATTGCCCCTAGCGCCAATGCCTCACAGCAGCGACGCGCGCTCGAAAGCCTGATGACCGACGGCGATAGGGGATCGTACAACCATGTCTCGATTCGGGAATCGGAGCTCCCCTTCAACTGGTAA
- a CDS encoding DUF1648 domain-containing protein, with product MTDTRPLPTGVRAAVVAPGIVLLAALAAAAVALAPTLPARVAVHFAADGTPDGWGSPWGLLAAAVGVTAVAVVIAVLSLRATDRRTAATWVAVANLVAGLLAAGWIAIAVSAAAGDGTLPVAWSVVLLGVGALAAAIPLVALVRHASPVPAHDVPALPVTATARVAWRARAGSAWFAGIGAAVVALGVVVAATTSGLDAGTAALSSIPPIVAGLAILVLARVDVTVDARGFRVTSSWTRIPVMRAPLDRIESGGWEDVSPGQWGGWGLRLSGRGVAYVTRSGPGLVVRLRGGRARLVTVADAHQGAAVLGALLAGRGAA from the coding sequence ATGACCGACACGCGACCGCTGCCGACCGGGGTCCGCGCGGCGGTCGTCGCCCCCGGGATCGTGCTCCTCGCGGCCCTCGCCGCCGCGGCCGTCGCGCTCGCGCCGACGCTGCCCGCGCGGGTCGCCGTCCACTTCGCCGCCGACGGCACGCCCGACGGCTGGGGCTCGCCGTGGGGGCTGCTCGCGGCGGCCGTCGGCGTGACGGCCGTCGCCGTCGTGATCGCCGTGCTGTCCCTGCGCGCGACCGACCGGCGCACCGCGGCCACGTGGGTGGCCGTCGCGAACCTCGTCGCGGGCCTCCTCGCCGCCGGGTGGATCGCGATCGCCGTCAGCGCCGCGGCCGGCGACGGCACGCTCCCGGTCGCGTGGAGCGTGGTGCTCCTCGGGGTCGGGGCGCTGGCGGCCGCGATCCCGCTGGTCGCGCTCGTGCGGCACGCGTCGCCCGTCCCCGCGCACGACGTGCCGGCGCTCCCGGTGACCGCGACGGCCCGGGTCGCCTGGCGCGCCCGCGCGGGGAGCGCGTGGTTCGCCGGCATCGGCGCGGCCGTCGTGGCGCTCGGCGTCGTGGTCGCCGCGACCACGTCCGGCCTGGACGCCGGGACCGCCGCGCTCTCCTCCATCCCGCCGATCGTGGCGGGCCTCGCGATCCTCGTCCTGGCGCGCGTCGACGTCACCGTGGACGCCCGCGGCTTCCGGGTCACGTCGTCGTGGACGCGGATCCCCGTCATGCGCGCGCCCCTCGACCGGATCGAGTCCGGCGGCTGGGAGGACGTGTCGCCCGGCCAGTGGGGCGGCTGGGGCCTGCGGCTCTCGGGGCGCGGCGTCGCGTACGTCACGCGATCCGGCCCGGGCCTCGTCGTGCGGCTGCGCGGCGGCCGGGCGCGGCTGGTGACGGTGGCGGACGCGCACCAGGGCGCGGCCGTCCTCGGCGCCCTGCTCGCGGGGAGGGGTGCGGCCTGA
- a CDS encoding GntR family transcriptional regulator: MLITVDPAAKASLADQVATQIRYAIARGELASGERLPSARDLAASIDVNMHTVLRAYAALQEDGLIELRRGRGATVIRSGNASFDRLRTLVEELRTQADTLEVPLDDLLTMIKGAR; this comes from the coding sequence ATGCTCATCACGGTGGATCCCGCGGCGAAGGCCTCGCTCGCCGACCAGGTGGCCACGCAGATCCGCTACGCCATCGCCCGCGGCGAGCTCGCGAGCGGCGAGCGGTTGCCGTCGGCGCGCGACCTCGCAGCTTCGATCGACGTGAACATGCACACGGTCCTCCGTGCCTACGCCGCCCTCCAGGAGGACGGCCTCATCGAGCTGCGGCGCGGTCGCGGGGCCACCGTGATCCGCTCCGGCAACGCCTCGTTCGACCGCCTGCGGACGCTCGTCGAGGAGCTGCGCACGCAGGCGGACACCCTCGAGGTGCCGCTCGACGACCTCCTCACCATGATCAAGGGAGCACGATGA
- a CDS encoding VOC family protein encodes MPRITPTLWFGEDIEEAARFYVDLFPGSRITDVSRYPDDFPDPALRGTALVMDVELDGQGIRLLNGGPGMQATEAVSLSISAGGQEEVDRYWDAFADGGTEGRCGWVRDRWGFWWQVVPEAMATTIGGPDPAGAARAMAAMMGMGRLVVAELQAAYDGR; translated from the coding sequence ATGCCGCGCATCACCCCCACCCTGTGGTTCGGCGAGGACATCGAGGAGGCGGCTCGGTTCTACGTCGACCTGTTCCCCGGGTCGCGGATCACCGACGTGTCGCGCTACCCCGACGACTTCCCGGATCCGGCCCTGCGCGGCACCGCCCTCGTGATGGACGTCGAGCTCGACGGCCAGGGCATCCGCCTGCTCAACGGCGGCCCCGGGATGCAGGCGACCGAGGCTGTGTCTCTGTCGATCTCGGCCGGCGGCCAGGAGGAGGTCGACCGGTACTGGGACGCCTTCGCCGACGGCGGCACCGAGGGCCGGTGCGGCTGGGTGCGCGACCGCTGGGGCTTCTGGTGGCAGGTCGTCCCGGAGGCGATGGCGACGACGATCGGCGGCCCGGATCCCGCGGGCGCCGCGCGCGCCATGGCCGCGATGATGGGCATGGGCCGGCTCGTGGTCGCCGAGCTGCAGGCCGCGTACGACGGGCGCTGA
- a CDS encoding LacI family DNA-binding transcriptional regulator — translation MAGPARLSGSDGHAGRSAAGQGAAGREPAGRATIHDVASAAGVSRQTVTRAMNGMPGISEETKRRVLDAADQLAYRPSRFGRGLVTGGDHQLGLVVDDLRNPWSPELASAVVRVAAARGWNVSLADVGLAADSDRMVQALGAQTDAVIGTLGSRAGEWIARLGSVPVVELDPHGEPVRAAVLLDPSDAIDALADHLRAAGVTHPVVLDAAVAAGPSARATSLVRAFEARGMDVSVVRASAPTAEAAAEATERIVARPRTADAIVAFNDVCALGVLSACRRAGVDVPGDVRVVGIDGLSLGRLLAPTLTTLAVDLDELARHALDLAVAMIAGELPRSGPEVVRTVRHQLVVRESA, via the coding sequence GTGGCTGGACCTGCGCGGCTGAGCGGGTCGGACGGCCACGCTGGGCGGAGCGCCGCCGGCCAGGGCGCCGCTGGCCGGGAGCCGGCCGGCCGCGCCACGATCCACGACGTCGCGTCCGCCGCCGGGGTCTCCCGCCAGACCGTGACGCGCGCGATGAACGGCATGCCGGGCATCAGCGAGGAGACGAAGCGGCGCGTGCTCGACGCCGCGGATCAGCTCGCCTACCGGCCGTCGCGCTTCGGCCGCGGGCTCGTGACGGGCGGCGACCACCAGCTCGGCCTCGTGGTCGACGACCTCCGGAACCCGTGGTCGCCGGAGCTCGCCTCCGCGGTCGTGCGCGTCGCGGCGGCGCGCGGCTGGAACGTGTCGCTCGCGGACGTGGGCCTCGCCGCCGACTCCGACCGCATGGTCCAGGCGCTCGGCGCCCAGACCGACGCGGTCATCGGCACGCTCGGCTCGCGCGCCGGCGAGTGGATCGCGCGGCTCGGCTCCGTGCCGGTCGTGGAGCTGGATCCGCACGGCGAGCCCGTGCGCGCCGCCGTCCTCCTCGATCCCTCCGACGCGATCGACGCGCTCGCCGACCACCTGCGGGCGGCCGGCGTCACGCATCCGGTCGTGCTCGACGCCGCGGTCGCCGCGGGTCCCAGCGCGCGTGCCACGTCGCTCGTGCGCGCGTTCGAGGCCCGGGGGATGGACGTGTCCGTCGTGCGCGCGTCCGCGCCCACCGCGGAGGCGGCGGCGGAGGCGACCGAGCGGATCGTGGCCCGGCCGCGCACGGCCGACGCGATCGTCGCGTTCAACGACGTGTGCGCGCTCGGCGTGCTCTCCGCCTGCCGCCGCGCGGGCGTCGACGTGCCGGGCGACGTGCGCGTGGTCGGCATCGACGGCCTGTCGCTCGGCCGCCTGCTCGCGCCCACGCTCACGACGCTCGCGGTGGACCTCGACGAGCTCGCCCGGCACGCGCTCGACCTCGCGGTCGCCATGATCGCGGGCGAGCTGCCGCGATCCGGCCCCGAGGTGGTCCGCACGGTGCGGCATCAGCTGGTGGTGCGCGAGTCGGCGTAG
- a CDS encoding aldo/keto reductase has translation MTDPTTTTPTAPGWAVLGPGSIARRFLSQLPASTRDARLVAAGSSSAERAGAFAAEAADHGFADVTGGDYDAVFADPAVDAVYISTVHTGHADLVVRALEAGKAVLCEKPLAVNHGTAMALVDAARAAGLPLVEAYMYRFHPQTPALLELIRDGVIGEVAHVDASFSFRTGSRTGRLYDTATAGGGILDVGGYTVTAAAAVVQAATGIAVAEPLTLEVDGTVGPTGVDEWSVARVAYRGVAGKPGITATLRTGVALDEPQALTILGSKGRIHLSDPWTLGDAPAIEVSIVGEESRTLTFTGAKPYAIEADATTDALAAGLGEAAQMTLDETLATARTLDRWRAALDLRYPFEAEDADIPTVSGRPVSVRDDSPMLYGEIPGVGKRMSRLVMGVDNQPDLAHASAIFDHFVEQGGNAFDTGYIYGGGVLEGRLGRWIRNRGVREDVVVITKGAHTPHCDPESLTRQLLESLERQGTDYADIYLMHRDNLDVPVGEFVDVMDEHQRAGRIRSYGVSNWTPERFDEAQAYAQANGRAGFQALSDHFGLAEAYDVPWAGCVHVTDPASKAWLEERQIPLLPWSSQARGFFTGRARPDDLSDPELVRCYYGDDNFERLRRAEQLGAEHGVQATAIALAYVLAQPFPTFPLFGPRTISEVRSSMRGLSVELTPEQVAWLDLRG, from the coding sequence ATGACCGACCCCACCACGACCACCCCGACCGCACCCGGCTGGGCGGTCCTCGGCCCGGGCAGCATCGCCCGCCGCTTCCTCTCCCAGCTCCCCGCGAGCACGCGCGACGCGCGCCTCGTCGCCGCCGGCAGCTCGAGCGCCGAGCGCGCCGGGGCCTTCGCCGCCGAGGCCGCCGACCACGGCTTCGCCGACGTCACGGGAGGCGACTACGACGCCGTCTTCGCGGATCCGGCCGTCGACGCCGTCTACATCTCGACCGTGCACACCGGCCACGCCGACCTCGTCGTCCGCGCGCTCGAGGCCGGCAAGGCCGTCCTCTGCGAGAAGCCGCTCGCCGTCAACCACGGCACCGCGATGGCGCTCGTCGACGCGGCGCGCGCGGCCGGCCTCCCGCTCGTCGAGGCGTACATGTACCGCTTCCACCCGCAGACCCCGGCGCTCCTCGAGCTGATCCGCGACGGCGTGATCGGCGAGGTCGCGCACGTCGACGCCTCCTTCTCCTTCCGCACCGGATCCCGCACCGGCCGCCTCTACGACACCGCGACCGCGGGCGGCGGGATCCTCGACGTCGGCGGCTACACGGTCACCGCCGCGGCCGCCGTCGTGCAGGCCGCGACCGGGATCGCCGTCGCCGAGCCGCTCACTCTCGAGGTCGACGGCACCGTCGGGCCGACCGGCGTCGACGAGTGGTCGGTCGCGCGGGTGGCCTACCGCGGCGTGGCCGGGAAGCCGGGCATCACCGCGACCCTCCGTACGGGCGTCGCGCTCGACGAGCCGCAGGCGCTCACGATCCTGGGCTCGAAGGGCCGCATCCACCTCAGCGACCCGTGGACCCTCGGCGACGCCCCGGCCATCGAGGTCTCGATCGTCGGCGAGGAGTCGCGCACGCTCACCTTCACCGGCGCGAAGCCGTACGCCATCGAGGCCGACGCCACGACCGACGCCCTCGCGGCCGGCCTCGGCGAGGCCGCGCAGATGACGCTCGACGAGACGCTCGCCACCGCCCGCACCCTCGACCGCTGGCGCGCCGCGCTCGACCTGCGCTACCCGTTCGAGGCCGAGGACGCCGACATCCCCACGGTCTCCGGCCGCCCCGTGAGCGTCCGCGACGACAGCCCGATGCTCTACGGCGAGATCCCCGGCGTCGGCAAGCGCATGTCGCGGCTCGTCATGGGCGTCGACAACCAGCCCGACCTGGCGCACGCGTCCGCGATCTTCGACCACTTCGTCGAGCAGGGCGGCAACGCCTTCGACACCGGCTACATCTACGGCGGCGGCGTGCTCGAGGGGCGCCTGGGGAGGTGGATCCGGAACCGCGGCGTCCGCGAGGACGTCGTCGTCATCACCAAGGGCGCCCACACCCCGCACTGCGACCCCGAGTCGCTCACCCGCCAGCTGCTCGAGAGCCTCGAGCGCCAGGGCACCGACTACGCCGACATCTACCTCATGCACCGCGACAACCTCGACGTGCCGGTGGGGGAGTTCGTCGACGTGATGGACGAGCACCAGCGCGCCGGGCGGATCCGCTCCTACGGCGTCTCCAACTGGACGCCCGAGCGCTTCGACGAGGCGCAGGCGTACGCGCAGGCCAACGGCCGCGCGGGATTCCAGGCGCTGAGCGACCACTTCGGCCTGGCCGAGGCGTACGACGTGCCCTGGGCCGGGTGCGTGCACGTGACGGACCCGGCGTCCAAGGCCTGGCTGGAGGAGAGGCAGATCCCGCTGCTGCCGTGGTCGTCGCAGGCCCGCGGCTTCTTCACCGGCCGCGCCCGACCCGACGACCTGAGCGACCCGGAGCTCGTGCGCTGCTACTACGGCGACGACAACTTCGAGCGCCTCCGCCGCGCCGAGCAGCTGGGCGCGGAGCACGGCGTGCAGGCCACGGCGATCGCGCTGGCCTACGTGCTGGCGCAGCCGTTCCCGACCTTCCCGCTGTTCGGCCCGCGCACCATCTCGGAGGTGCGCTCCTCGATGCGGGGCCTCTCCGTCGAGCTCACCCCGGAGCAGGTGGCGTGGCTGGACCTGCGCGGCTGA
- a CDS encoding OsmC family protein, translating to MPQHPTGSVLEFDLRGSGSGVLQEISIAGSPHTVRAEGHPAFGGTDSAPSPLDLVLSAYVSCNQVTATIVALGQGITLGAFEGRVQAELDNSVLVFGAEGDGTFQRLTLTVDLETELDDAAFDAFVAEVARRCPLTQLFERAGVEITNVWTNRALARV from the coding sequence ATGCCGCAGCACCCCACGGGATCCGTCCTCGAGTTCGACCTCCGCGGATCGGGCTCCGGCGTCCTCCAGGAGATCTCCATCGCGGGGAGCCCGCACACCGTCCGCGCCGAGGGCCACCCCGCGTTCGGCGGCACGGACAGCGCGCCCAGCCCGCTCGACCTCGTGCTCTCCGCGTACGTCTCGTGCAACCAGGTGACGGCGACGATCGTCGCGCTCGGCCAGGGGATCACCCTCGGCGCGTTCGAGGGCCGCGTGCAGGCCGAGCTCGACAACTCCGTGCTCGTCTTCGGCGCCGAGGGCGACGGCACGTTCCAGCGCCTGACCCTCACGGTCGACCTCGAGACCGAGCTCGACGACGCCGCATTCGACGCGTTCGTCGCCGAGGTCGCCCGCCGCTGCCCGCTGACGCAGCTCTTCGAGCGCGCCGGGGTGGAGATCACGAACGTCTGGACGAACCGGGCGCTCGCGCGGGTGTGA
- a CDS encoding GNAT family N-acetyltransferase: MSADPAIARSDDPRVAEPLAAGWVVTARSWGAQLDAADVDPVRLRTLVDRVAGYAVLRELGPADVGAILALDAATLDDYPGSPATRHAGLTADSARVPAPGRRGYGAFDAVGALLAMTFVDLDPAGSAAETDVTVVDAAHRGRGLGTAVKAASVRGLLEAGVTSFRTGGSSENAAIIAAGTALGYRIDEEWLTLRAPEAAGEPGPEPEPADG, from the coding sequence ATGAGCGCCGATCCCGCCATCGCCCGATCCGACGATCCGCGGGTAGCGGAGCCGCTCGCCGCCGGCTGGGTAGTGACCGCCCGGTCGTGGGGCGCGCAGCTCGACGCGGCGGACGTGGATCCCGTCCGCCTGCGCACGCTGGTCGACCGGGTCGCCGGGTACGCGGTGCTCCGCGAGCTGGGCCCGGCCGACGTCGGTGCGATCCTCGCGCTCGACGCCGCCACGCTCGACGACTACCCGGGCAGCCCGGCCACCCGGCACGCGGGACTCACGGCCGATTCCGCCCGCGTCCCGGCACCCGGCCGCCGCGGCTACGGCGCGTTCGACGCCGTGGGCGCGCTCCTCGCGATGACGTTCGTCGACCTGGATCCCGCGGGCAGCGCCGCCGAGACCGACGTGACGGTCGTCGACGCCGCCCACCGCGGGCGCGGCCTCGGCACGGCCGTGAAGGCGGCCTCCGTGCGGGGGCTCCTCGAGGCGGGCGTCACGTCGTTCCGCACCGGCGGATCGAGCGAGAACGCGGCGATCATCGCGGCCGGCACCGCGCTCGGCTACCGCATCGACGAGGAGTGGCTCACGCTGCGGGCGCCCGAGGCCGCCGGCGAGCCCGGGCCCGAGCCCGAGCCCGCGGACGGCTGA
- a CDS encoding ThiF family adenylyltransferase, translating into MGGQSRIDQARVLVIGAGGLGSPVLQYLAAAGIGTLGIVDDDAVDLSNLQRQTIHGTPDVGRPKTSSAADSVHRTDPGIEVVEHAERLTNDNALRILGGYDVVVDATDNFATRYLISDAAALVGVPCVWGSVYRWDAQVTVFWDAAPDGRGIDYRDVFPEPPADGAVLSCEEAGVFGAVCGTVGALMATEVIKLVTGAGTPLIGRVVVLDALAGTSRTIGVKRAKGRQRVTALADYDLFCGVGAATDGTELDAEEVERILASDEQVVLLDVREPDERLVDSIPGHVAVPVRIVTVDPGAVPGAITDRVIVYCASGVRSRAAAAALREAGRDAVSLRGGIQSWRSVAGRA; encoded by the coding sequence ATGGGGGGTCAGTCCCGCATCGACCAGGCGCGCGTGCTCGTGATCGGCGCGGGCGGACTGGGCTCCCCGGTGCTGCAGTACTTGGCCGCAGCGGGGATCGGGACCCTGGGAATCGTAGACGACGATGCTGTGGACCTCTCCAACCTCCAGCGCCAGACCATCCACGGCACGCCCGACGTCGGCCGGCCGAAGACCTCGTCAGCGGCGGATTCCGTGCACCGCACCGACCCCGGCATCGAGGTCGTGGAGCACGCCGAGCGGCTCACGAACGACAACGCCCTCCGGATCCTCGGCGGATACGACGTGGTCGTCGACGCCACCGACAACTTCGCCACGCGGTACCTCATCAGCGACGCCGCCGCGCTCGTCGGCGTCCCGTGCGTGTGGGGATCCGTGTACCGCTGGGACGCGCAGGTCACCGTCTTCTGGGATGCCGCGCCCGACGGCCGCGGTATCGACTACCGCGACGTGTTCCCGGAGCCGCCGGCCGACGGCGCCGTGCTCTCCTGCGAGGAGGCGGGCGTGTTCGGCGCGGTGTGCGGCACGGTCGGTGCGCTCATGGCGACCGAGGTCATCAAGCTCGTCACGGGTGCGGGGACGCCGCTGATCGGCCGGGTGGTCGTGCTCGACGCGCTCGCCGGCACCAGCCGCACCATCGGCGTGAAGCGCGCGAAGGGCCGCCAGCGGGTCACGGCGCTCGCCGACTACGACCTGTTCTGCGGCGTGGGCGCGGCCACCGACGGCACCGAGCTCGACGCGGAGGAGGTGGAGCGGATCCTCGCCTCCGACGAGCAGGTCGTGCTCCTCGACGTGCGCGAGCCCGACGAGCGCCTCGTCGACTCCATCCCCGGCCACGTCGCGGTGCCGGTGCGCATCGTCACGGTGGATCCGGGTGCGGTGCCCGGCGCGATCACCGACCGGGTCATCGTCTACTGCGCGTCGGGCGTGCGTTCGCGGGCGGCCGCGGCCGCGCTCCGCGAAGCCGGGCGCGATGCGGTGAGCCTGCGCGGCGGCATCCAGTCGTGGCGGAGCGTGGCGGGGCGGGCGTGA
- a CDS encoding glycosyltransferase family 39 protein: protein MTDLRTDGGRGPASTGPSVRRPADGPRGGRPSGPLGRFHHRRWGDAWLIGLLGFLLALPLAGAPSVWYDEAATVISATRGWDDLLRELSTVDAVHGLYYAGMKVWFELVGYSPTSLRFPSAVFIGLAAAGVVLLTRTVSTRATGIVAGLAFVVIPRSAWMGTEGRSFALGTLIAVALTITLVLAARRAGARWQVQARWWALYGLLAWLGASTFVYLALLVGAHGVVILWAIASARAGRRSRRPMVVSLLGWALASITAGLLSLPLVRVVTEQSGQVGWIKPIGPNTITQVISTQLFYQNDVFGFLAWALALVGLALLVRRGIRLVRARLASRVEPEGALAEYESAYLHAGWSPTILQLAVVWFVVPTLLLIGASTLMSPLYSPRYMAYTAPAFAMLMAVGILALRWKPLVAAVTAVLVALSVMQLVHDRTTTRKADSDWAAIARIVSEERAQEAPGTSEAVIFGPVRRHPKATSRIVGYSYPDAFRGMDDILLRTPPGDTDGLWEETYPLADRVDEVDGADVVWLVTSDKQDIRDDVAEALTPRGFAKTDDWHVMNASVERYERVAAG, encoded by the coding sequence ATGACAGACCTCCGTACGGACGGCGGACGCGGACCCGCGTCGACCGGACCCAGCGTACGACGGCCCGCCGACGGTCCCCGCGGCGGGCGTCCCTCGGGCCCCCTCGGCCGCTTCCACCACCGCCGCTGGGGCGACGCCTGGCTCATCGGGCTCCTCGGCTTCCTGCTCGCGCTCCCCCTCGCCGGCGCGCCCTCGGTCTGGTACGACGAGGCCGCCACCGTGATCTCCGCCACCCGCGGCTGGGACGACCTCCTCCGCGAGCTCAGCACGGTCGACGCCGTCCACGGCCTCTACTACGCGGGCATGAAGGTGTGGTTCGAGCTGGTCGGCTACTCCCCCACCTCGCTCCGGTTCCCGAGCGCCGTCTTCATCGGCCTCGCCGCCGCCGGGGTCGTGCTCCTCACCCGCACCGTCTCGACGCGCGCCACGGGCATCGTCGCCGGGCTGGCCTTCGTCGTGATCCCGCGCTCGGCCTGGATGGGCACGGAAGGCCGGTCCTTCGCGCTCGGCACCCTGATCGCCGTCGCGCTCACCATCACGCTGGTGCTCGCGGCCCGCCGGGCCGGCGCGCGCTGGCAGGTGCAGGCCAGGTGGTGGGCGCTCTACGGGCTGCTCGCGTGGCTCGGCGCGTCCACGTTCGTGTACCTGGCGCTGCTCGTCGGCGCGCACGGCGTCGTGATCCTCTGGGCCATCGCCTCCGCGCGCGCCGGCCGCCGCAGCCGGCGCCCCATGGTCGTGTCGCTGCTCGGCTGGGCGCTCGCCTCGATCACCGCCGGGCTGCTGTCGCTGCCGCTCGTGCGCGTGGTGACGGAGCAGTCGGGCCAGGTCGGCTGGATCAAGCCCATCGGCCCGAACACGATCACGCAGGTGATCTCGACGCAGCTCTTCTACCAGAACGACGTCTTCGGCTTCCTCGCCTGGGCGCTGGCGCTCGTGGGCCTCGCGCTGCTGGTGCGGCGCGGGATCCGCCTGGTGCGCGCCCGCCTGGCCTCGCGCGTGGAGCCGGAGGGCGCCCTCGCCGAGTACGAGTCGGCGTACCTCCACGCCGGGTGGTCGCCGACGATCCTGCAGCTCGCGGTCGTCTGGTTCGTCGTGCCGACGCTGCTGCTCATCGGCGCGTCCACGCTCATGTCGCCGCTGTACTCGCCGCGCTACATGGCATACACGGCGCCCGCGTTCGCGATGCTCATGGCCGTCGGGATCCTCGCACTCCGGTGGAAGCCGCTCGTCGCCGCCGTCACGGCCGTGCTCGTGGCGCTCTCGGTGATGCAGCTCGTGCACGACCGCACCACCACCCGGAAGGCCGACTCCGACTGGGCCGCCATCGCGCGGATCGTGTCCGAGGAGCGCGCGCAGGAGGCGCCCGGCACGAGCGAGGCCGTGATCTTCGGGCCCGTGCGCCGGCACCCCAAGGCGACCTCGCGCATCGTCGGGTACTCCTACCCCGACGCGTTCCGCGGCATGGACGACATCCTCCTGCGCACGCCGCCCGGCGACACCGACGGCCTCTGGGAGGAGACGTACCCGCTGGCCGACCGCGTCGACGAGGTCGACGGCGCCGACGTCGTGTGGCTCGTCACGAGCGACAAGCAGGACATCCGAGACGACGTGGCTGAGGCCCTCACCCCGCGCGGCTTCGCCAAGACCGACGACTGGCACGTGATGAACGCGAGCGTCGAGCGGTACGAGCGGGTCGCGGCGGGCTGA
- a CDS encoding alpha/beta fold hydrolase — translation MATVHHRTVSIDGLDVFWREAGPADAPVLLLLHGYPSSSHMFRHLIPALAGRFRVIAPDHLGFGRSSAPSVDDVGCTFAALADMTGRFLAAIGVSRYAIYVQDYGAPVGWRLALADPAAVTGVITQNGNAYEEGFVPSFWDPIWADAAERTDATRDALRPALGRAAVEWQYTHGVPDPSVVDPDAWEHDLALLARPGQDDVQLALFRDYATNRELYPAVHAWLRESRVPLLVIWGRNDEIFAAAGAEAFRRDAPHARIELVDGGHFLLESHLDLVVRTIGEWQDAV, via the coding sequence ATGGCCACCGTCCACCACCGCACCGTCTCGATCGACGGGCTCGACGTCTTCTGGCGCGAGGCCGGACCCGCGGACGCACCCGTGCTCCTGCTCCTCCACGGCTACCCGTCGAGCTCGCACATGTTCCGGCACCTGATCCCCGCGCTCGCGGGCCGCTTCCGTGTCATCGCGCCGGATCACCTCGGGTTCGGGCGCTCGTCCGCGCCGTCCGTCGACGACGTCGGGTGCACGTTCGCCGCGCTCGCCGACATGACCGGCCGCTTCCTCGCCGCCATCGGGGTCTCCCGGTACGCGATCTACGTGCAGGACTACGGCGCCCCCGTCGGCTGGCGCCTGGCGCTCGCCGATCCGGCCGCGGTCACGGGCGTCATCACGCAGAACGGGAACGCCTACGAGGAGGGCTTCGTGCCGTCGTTCTGGGATCCGATCTGGGCCGACGCCGCCGAGCGCACCGACGCCACGCGCGACGCCCTCCGCCCGGCCCTCGGTCGCGCGGCCGTCGAGTGGCAGTACACGCACGGCGTGCCGGACCCGTCGGTGGTGGATCCGGACGCCTGGGAGCACGACCTCGCGCTCCTCGCCCGGCCGGGCCAGGACGACGTGCAGCTCGCGCTCTTCCGCGACTACGCCACGAACCGCGAGCTGTACCCCGCGGTGCACGCGTGGCTCCGGGAGTCCCGGGTGCCGCTGCTCGTGATCTGGGGACGGAACGACGAGATCTTCGCGGCGGCGGGAGCGGAGGCGTTCCGTCGGGATGCGCCGCACGCGCGGATCGAGCTGGTCGACGGCGGGCACTTCCTGCTCGAGTCGCACCTCGACCTCGTGGTCCGGACGATCGGCGAGTGGCAGGACGCCGTGTGA